One stretch of Dyella jiangningensis DNA includes these proteins:
- a CDS encoding carbonic anhydrase: MDLHEEGCCSGFHHGRRAMLKSTLGLVALGAMGVTPLLLPGFAEAAALTKAQRDAMTPDQVIALLKQGNERFRAGKLDTHDYLAQKRASAAGQYPAAVILSCIDSRAPAEIICDTGIGDTFNARVAGNIANDDLLGSMEFACAVAGAKLVLVMGHTACGAIKGAIDGAKLGNLTGLLDKIKPAVEATRFDGERSSKNDAFVDAVAATNVRHTIDEIRRRSDVLAGLEKDGKIKIVGSMYQLVGGKLEFYA, translated from the coding sequence ATGGACTTGCATGAAGAGGGTTGCTGTAGCGGCTTCCACCACGGTCGGCGCGCGATGCTCAAGTCGACACTTGGCCTGGTGGCGCTCGGCGCCATGGGTGTCACGCCGTTGTTGCTGCCCGGTTTTGCCGAGGCAGCCGCCCTGACGAAGGCGCAACGCGATGCGATGACGCCCGACCAGGTGATTGCCTTGCTCAAGCAAGGCAATGAGCGCTTCCGCGCGGGCAAGCTCGACACTCACGATTACCTCGCGCAAAAACGCGCTAGTGCAGCAGGGCAATATCCGGCGGCGGTGATCCTCAGCTGCATCGACTCGCGCGCACCGGCCGAGATCATCTGCGATACCGGCATCGGCGATACGTTCAACGCGCGCGTTGCCGGCAACATCGCCAACGACGATCTGCTGGGCAGCATGGAATTCGCCTGCGCCGTGGCGGGCGCCAAGCTGGTGCTGGTCATGGGGCACACCGCGTGCGGGGCCATCAAGGGCGCCATTGACGGCGCGAAGCTCGGCAACCTCACCGGCTTGCTGGACAAGATCAAGCCTGCCGTGGAGGCGACCAGGTTCGACGGCGAGCGCAGCAGCAAGAACGACGCATTTGTCGATGCGGTGGCGGCGACCAACGTGCGCCACACCATCGATGAGATCCGTCGCCGCAGCGATGTGCTGGCCGGCCTCGAGAAGGACGGCAAGATCAAGATCGTCGGCTCGATGTATCAGCTGGTGGGTGGCAAGCTGGAGTTCTACGCCTGA
- the miaA gene encoding tRNA (adenosine(37)-N6)-dimethylallyltransferase MiaA, with amino-acid sequence MPIDQRPLAVFLMGPTASGKTALACALSERFPVELVSVDSALVYRGMDIGTAKPDAATLGTYPHRLIDIRDPAEPYSAADFRGDAMAAMQDITATGRVPLLVGGTGLYFRALQQGLSQLPEADPAIRERLAAEAADEGWPALHARLQRLDHTAAARIGPNDAQRIQRALEVIELTGRTLSEQQQGGSGERFPWRVLKLALLPADRAPLHARIAERFDAMLACGFLDEVRVLRERKDLHADLPAIRAVGYRQAWEHLDGQTSAAEFRDKGIFATRQLAKRQITWLRSELDARVLDPDNPGLQARAEDALELFL; translated from the coding sequence ATGCCGATCGATCAGCGCCCGCTTGCCGTGTTCCTGATGGGCCCGACTGCGTCGGGCAAGACGGCGCTTGCCTGCGCGCTGAGCGAACGATTTCCGGTGGAGCTGGTGAGCGTCGATTCGGCGCTGGTGTATCGCGGCATGGATATCGGCACTGCCAAGCCTGATGCGGCGACACTGGGAACGTATCCCCATCGGCTCATCGACATCCGCGATCCGGCCGAACCCTATTCGGCTGCCGACTTCCGCGGTGACGCGATGGCGGCCATGCAGGACATCACCGCCACGGGCAGGGTGCCTTTGCTGGTTGGCGGCACGGGGCTTTACTTCCGCGCGCTGCAGCAGGGGTTGTCCCAACTGCCTGAGGCCGATCCTGCGATCCGCGAACGCCTTGCTGCCGAGGCTGCCGATGAGGGATGGCCGGCGTTGCACGCACGACTGCAGCGCCTCGACCACACCGCGGCAGCACGCATCGGCCCCAATGATGCGCAGCGTATCCAGCGCGCGCTGGAGGTGATCGAGCTCACCGGCCGGACGTTGTCCGAGCAGCAGCAGGGCGGCAGTGGCGAGCGGTTTCCGTGGCGGGTATTGAAGCTCGCGCTGCTGCCGGCCGATCGCGCGCCGCTGCATGCACGCATCGCCGAACGCTTCGATGCCATGCTCGCCTGCGGCTTCCTGGACGAAGTGCGCGTGCTGCGCGAGCGCAAGGACCTGCATGCCGACCTGCCCGCCATTCGCGCCGTGGGCTACCGCCAGGCCTGGGAGCATCTGGACGGCCAAACGAGCGCCGCCGAATTTCGCGACAAGGGCATCTTCGCCACCCGCCAGCTCGCCAAGCGGCAAATCACCTGGCTGCGCAGCGAGCTCGACGCGCGCGTGCTCGACCCCGACAACCCAGGCCTGCAGGCGCGTGCGGAGGACGCCTTGGAGCTGTTTCTCTGA
- the hfq gene encoding RNA chaperone Hfq gives MSKGQSLQDPFLNALRRERVPVAIYLVNGIKLQGTIESFDQFVVLLRNQVSQMVYKHAISTVVPSRNVRVGNGHEGHEAATATADTEG, from the coding sequence ATGTCCAAAGGGCAATCACTGCAAGATCCGTTTCTGAACGCACTGCGCCGGGAGCGCGTCCCGGTAGCGATCTACCTGGTCAATGGCATCAAGCTGCAGGGCACCATCGAATCCTTCGACCAGTTCGTCGTGCTGCTGCGCAACCAGGTCAGCCAGATGGTCTACAAGCACGCCATTTCCACCGTCGTGCCGAGCCGCAACGTGCGCGTCGGCAATGGCCATGAGGGGCACGAGGCCGCGACGGCCACGGCCGATACCGAAGGTTGA
- the hflX gene encoding ribosome rescue GTPase HflX translates to MFDRQKKGERALLVLPHSRGEGDAVRRAEEFAELAKSAGADILGTLSARVDVPNPRYYIGSGKADEIAEAARALGADLVLVDHLLSPVQERNLEKHLSVRVVDRAGLILDIFAQRARSHEGKLEVELAQLKHLATRLVRGWTHLDAQRGGAIGNRGPGETQLETDRRLLAERVKMLSKRLEKVQTQRVQQRRARLRNTVPRVALVGYTNAGKSTLFNVLTEGEVFAANLLFATLDPTVRKLDGLSCGPAVLADTVGFVRELPHDLVAAFRGTLAEARDADLLLHVSDAADDERERLAKVVDSVLEEIDAGDLPQLRVMNKIDLAGLEPRIDRDAEGRPTTVWLSAATGEGVDLLKQALGELLGGDRVQSELRLPHSAGRLHARLKAAGAIAGEEVDEQGWRLSIDAPRSVIAPLSGGSAAEAALLRDLLGTPEEQPFL, encoded by the coding sequence GTGTTTGATCGTCAAAAGAAAGGCGAACGCGCCCTCCTGGTTCTTCCGCATTCGCGCGGGGAAGGGGATGCGGTGCGGCGCGCCGAAGAATTCGCCGAGCTCGCCAAATCCGCCGGTGCCGACATCCTCGGCACCCTCAGCGCCCGCGTCGACGTGCCCAATCCGCGCTACTACATCGGCAGCGGCAAGGCCGACGAGATCGCCGAGGCCGCGCGCGCCCTGGGCGCGGACCTGGTGCTGGTCGACCACCTGCTCTCGCCGGTGCAGGAGCGCAACCTCGAAAAGCATCTGAGCGTGCGCGTGGTCGATCGCGCCGGCCTGATCCTGGACATCTTCGCCCAGCGTGCCCGTTCGCACGAAGGCAAGCTGGAAGTGGAGTTGGCGCAGCTCAAGCACCTCGCCACGCGCCTCGTGCGTGGCTGGACCCATCTGGACGCCCAGCGCGGCGGTGCCATCGGCAACCGCGGTCCCGGCGAAACCCAGCTGGAAACCGACCGCCGCCTGCTCGCCGAGCGCGTGAAGATGCTCAGCAAGCGCCTGGAGAAAGTGCAGACCCAGCGTGTGCAGCAGCGTCGTGCGCGCCTGCGCAACACGGTGCCGCGCGTGGCGCTGGTGGGCTACACCAACGCCGGCAAGTCCACCTTGTTCAATGTGCTGACCGAAGGCGAGGTGTTCGCCGCCAACCTGCTGTTCGCCACGCTGGACCCGACCGTGCGCAAGCTCGATGGCCTGTCCTGCGGGCCGGCGGTGCTCGCCGACACGGTCGGCTTCGTGCGCGAGCTGCCCCACGACCTGGTGGCTGCGTTCCGCGGCACCCTGGCCGAGGCGCGTGATGCCGACCTGCTGCTGCACGTCAGCGATGCCGCCGACGATGAGCGCGAGCGGCTGGCCAAGGTCGTCGACAGCGTGCTCGAGGAAATCGATGCGGGTGACCTGCCGCAGCTTCGGGTGATGAACAAGATCGACCTCGCGGGTCTCGAACCGCGCATCGACCGCGACGCGGAGGGCCGACCGACCACCGTATGGCTGTCGGCGGCTACCGGCGAGGGCGTGGACCTGCTGAAGCAGGCGCTGGGCGAACTGCTGGGCGGCGACCGCGTGCAGTCGGAATTGCGCCTGCCGCATTCCGCCGGACGGCTGCATGCCCGCCTGAAGGCAGCCGGCGCCATCGCCGGCGAGGAAGTGGACGAGCAGGGCTGGCGACTGAGCATCGACGCACCGCGCAGCGTCATCGCCCCCTTGAGCGGCGGCAGTGCGGCCGAGGCTGCACTGTTGCGCGATCTGCTCGGCACCCCGGAAGAACAACCCTTCCTGTAG
- the hflK gene encoding FtsH protease activity modulator HflK, with translation MAWNEPGNGQRDPWGKNRQTGNKPGLDDILKQLRDRFGKLGGGAGGIFVILLAFVIVWVVMSSYTIVDARQAGVVLRFGKYSRTLQPGFHLKFPRPLETVTKVGTTEIRSVSDKVRMLTSDENIISVDFNVQYQVSDARKYLFSLSGPPEDTLRQAAEAAVRTVVGANIMDNILTSQGNEQGTAATPATASTAPTVPTPVVPATPAAAVRDTLQQQTREILQATLNEYDSGLMVTDVSFQNVAPPQEVKDAFDDVNAAREDKQGTENNARAYASQVVPVARGDASRILAEAQGYNAQRVAIATGDAARFNLILKEYKAAPDVTRRRLWLETVEDVMSNNPKVLDGSGGRNMIYLPLDRATGKDVPGVGAVMQSAGNDAMAGKEKQQ, from the coding sequence ATGGCCTGGAACGAACCCGGTAACGGGCAACGTGATCCCTGGGGCAAGAACCGGCAGACCGGCAACAAGCCGGGGCTGGACGACATCCTCAAGCAGCTGCGCGACCGCTTCGGCAAGCTCGGCGGCGGTGCCGGCGGCATCTTCGTCATCCTGCTGGCCTTCGTCATCGTGTGGGTGGTGATGAGCAGCTACACCATCGTCGATGCGCGCCAGGCCGGCGTGGTGCTGCGTTTCGGCAAGTATTCGCGCACGTTGCAGCCGGGCTTCCACCTGAAGTTTCCGCGCCCGCTGGAAACCGTGACCAAGGTCGGCACCACCGAGATCCGTTCGGTGTCGGACAAGGTGCGCATGCTTACCAGCGACGAGAACATCATCTCGGTCGACTTCAACGTGCAGTACCAGGTGTCGGATGCCCGCAAATACCTGTTCTCGCTGAGCGGCCCGCCGGAAGACACGCTGCGCCAGGCCGCCGAGGCCGCCGTGCGCACGGTGGTCGGCGCGAACATCATGGACAACATCCTGACCAGCCAGGGCAACGAGCAGGGCACGGCCGCCACGCCGGCCACGGCCAGCACGGCGCCGACCGTTCCCACGCCCGTGGTGCCGGCAACGCCGGCCGCGGCGGTACGCGACACGCTGCAACAGCAGACCCGCGAGATCCTGCAGGCCACCTTGAACGAATACGACTCGGGCCTAATGGTCACCGATGTGAGCTTCCAGAACGTGGCGCCGCCGCAGGAAGTGAAGGACGCCTTCGACGACGTCAACGCGGCGCGCGAAGACAAGCAGGGCACCGAGAACAACGCACGTGCCTACGCCAGCCAGGTGGTGCCGGTGGCGCGCGGTGATGCCTCGCGCATCCTCGCCGAGGCCCAGGGCTACAACGCGCAGCGCGTGGCCATCGCCACCGGTGACGCCGCACGCTTCAACCTGATCCTCAAGGAATACAAGGCCGCGCCCGACGTGACCCGCCGCCGCCTGTGGCTGGAAACCGTCGAGGACGTGATGTCCAACAATCCCAAGGTGCTGGACGGTTCCGGCGGTCGCAACATGATCTACCTGCCGCTCGACAGGGCCACCGGCAAGGACGTGCCCGGCGTGGGCGCGGTGATGCAGTCCGCGGGCAACGACGCGATGGCTGGCAAGGAGAAGCAGCAGTGA
- the hflC gene encoding protease modulator HflC — MKFASAIVAVLLVLIGFNSLFVVHEGQTALVLQFGRIVRTGDTPGLHVKMPFVQQVMTFDNRILTLEAQPERYFTSEKKSVNVDFYVKWRIADNAAYYRATAGDELQAANRLTPIVKDALRFEFNGRTLQELVSAGRKDVTERVRKQTDIAARKNLGIAVVDVRIKRIDLPDEVSESVYKRMRAERAQLANELRYTGQQAAETIKADADRQAQVIKAEAERDAAKVRGEGDAQAAAIYAQAYGQDPEFFAFYRSLAAYRKSFQDGKGVLVLKPDSEFLKYFHDGASAKH; from the coding sequence GTGAAATTCGCCTCCGCCATCGTTGCCGTGCTGCTTGTGCTGATCGGCTTCAACAGCCTGTTCGTCGTGCACGAAGGACAGACCGCCCTGGTGCTGCAATTTGGCCGCATCGTGCGCACCGGCGACACGCCCGGCCTGCACGTGAAGATGCCGTTCGTGCAACAGGTGATGACCTTCGACAACCGCATCCTCACCCTGGAGGCGCAGCCCGAGCGCTACTTCACCTCCGAGAAGAAGAGCGTCAACGTCGACTTCTACGTGAAGTGGCGCATTGCCGACAACGCCGCGTATTACCGCGCCACCGCCGGCGACGAACTGCAGGCCGCCAACCGCCTCACGCCCATCGTGAAGGATGCGCTGCGCTTCGAGTTCAATGGCCGCACCCTGCAGGAACTGGTCTCGGCTGGCCGCAAGGATGTCACCGAGCGCGTGCGCAAGCAGACCGATATCGCGGCGCGCAAGAACCTCGGCATCGCCGTGGTCGACGTGCGCATCAAGCGCATCGACCTGCCGGACGAAGTGAGCGAGTCGGTGTACAAGCGCATGCGCGCCGAACGCGCCCAGCTGGCCAACGAGCTGCGCTACACCGGCCAGCAGGCGGCCGAAACGATCAAGGCCGATGCCGATCGCCAGGCCCAGGTCATCAAGGCCGAGGCCGAGCGCGATGCCGCCAAGGTACGCGGCGAAGGCGATGCCCAGGCCGCGGCGATCTATGCGCAGGCCTACGGGCAGGACCCGGAGTTCTTCGCGTTTTATCGAAGCCTGGCGGCGTACCGTAAGTCGTTCCAGGACGGCAAGGGCGTGCTGGTGCTGAAGCCGGATTCGGAGTTCCTGAAGTATTTCCACGACGGCGCGTCGGCCAAGCACTGA
- a CDS encoding DUF2065 domain-containing protein: protein MSRELLAALCLVLVIEGLVLFAAPRSWQATMREAVKLNPRTLRVFGAVAIGIGLVALQLMH, encoded by the coding sequence ATGTCGCGTGAACTGTTGGCGGCGCTGTGCCTGGTGCTGGTGATCGAAGGACTGGTGTTGTTCGCCGCGCCGCGCAGCTGGCAGGCCACCATGCGCGAGGCGGTGAAATTGAACCCGCGCACGCTGCGTGTGTTCGGCGCGGTGGCCATCGGCATCGGGCTGGTCGCGTTGCAGTTGATGCATTGA
- a CDS encoding adenylosuccinate synthase: protein MGKSVVILGAQWGDEGKGKIVDLLTEQVKAVARFQGGHNAGHTLVIKGKKTVLHLIPSGILRDDALCLIGNGVVLSPQALKQEIEELEAQGVEVRSRLKISPATPLIMPYHIAVDKAREAAAGKSAIGTTGRGIGPAYEDKVARRSVRVADLMYPHELPEKIKAAVEYHNFILTQWLKAEPVDFQQVLDDALAYGEFIRPMVDDVATILHDVRKEGGHILYEGAQGALLDIDHGTYPYVTSSNTTVGGALAGTGVGAGDIDYVLGICKAYATRVGGGPFPTELNDDMGERLRKVGNEFGASTGRPRRCGWIDLVALKRAVQINGINGLAITKLDVLDGLPSIKVCIAYEYRGKRRELAPLDADGWAECKPVYLEFPGWEESTAGIREWDKLPPAARAYLRAVEELSGCKLSLVATGADRDDTIVLDDPFA from the coding sequence ATGGGCAAGTCAGTAGTCATCCTCGGCGCGCAGTGGGGCGACGAAGGCAAGGGCAAGATCGTCGACCTGCTGACCGAGCAGGTCAAAGCCGTGGCGCGTTTCCAGGGTGGCCACAACGCCGGCCACACGCTGGTGATCAAGGGCAAGAAGACGGTGCTGCACCTGATCCCCTCGGGCATCCTGCGTGACGACGCGCTGTGCCTGATCGGCAACGGCGTGGTGCTGTCGCCGCAGGCGCTCAAGCAGGAAATCGAAGAGCTGGAAGCGCAGGGCGTGGAAGTGCGCTCGCGCCTGAAGATCAGCCCGGCCACGCCGCTGATCATGCCGTACCACATTGCCGTGGATAAGGCGCGCGAAGCCGCTGCCGGCAAGTCGGCGATCGGCACCACCGGCCGCGGCATCGGCCCGGCATACGAAGACAAGGTCGCCCGCCGCAGCGTGCGCGTTGCCGACCTCATGTACCCGCACGAGCTGCCGGAGAAGATCAAGGCGGCGGTGGAGTACCACAACTTCATCCTTACCCAGTGGCTGAAGGCCGAGCCGGTCGACTTCCAGCAGGTGCTGGACGATGCGCTGGCCTACGGCGAGTTCATCCGCCCGATGGTCGACGACGTCGCCACCATCCTGCACGACGTGCGCAAGGAAGGCGGCCACATCCTGTACGAAGGTGCGCAGGGCGCATTGCTCGACATCGACCATGGCACCTATCCGTACGTGACCTCGTCCAACACCACTGTCGGTGGTGCACTGGCCGGCACCGGCGTGGGCGCGGGCGACATCGACTACGTGCTGGGTATCTGCAAGGCCTACGCGACGCGCGTCGGCGGCGGTCCGTTCCCGACCGAGCTCAACGACGATATGGGCGAGCGCCTGCGCAAGGTCGGCAACGAGTTCGGCGCAAGCACGGGCCGTCCGCGTCGCTGCGGCTGGATCGACCTGGTGGCGCTCAAGCGCGCCGTGCAGATCAACGGCATCAACGGCCTGGCGATCACCAAGCTCGACGTGCTCGACGGCCTGCCCAGCATCAAGGTCTGCATCGCCTACGAATACCGCGGCAAGCGCCGCGAGCTGGCGCCGCTGGACGCCGATGGCTGGGCCGAGTGCAAGCCCGTGTACCTGGAGTTCCCGGGTTGGGAAGAGTCCACCGCCGGCATCCGTGAATGGGACAAGCTGCCGCCGGCCGCTCGCGCCTATCTGCGCGCCGTGGAAGAACTCTCCGGTTGCAAGCTCTCGCTCGTCGCCACCGGCGCCGACCGCGATGACACCATCGTACTGGACGATCCGTTCGCCTGA
- a CDS encoding M1 family metallopeptidase — protein sequence MRTRLVSAIALALAGVTFTGAALAAEAAPTAQTTTQLPRAVRPSHYAVSITPHASTLTFDGKVTVDVEVLAPTNVITLNAIDMSFSKVELTAGKGASALTPKVSTDNDAQTATFTFDKPIAKGKYQLSMSYAGKIGTQANGLFAIDYDSKAGKKRALYTQFENSDARRFIPSWDEPNYKATFDLDVTVPSGDMAVSNMPVASKTDAGNGLSHITFKTSPKMSTYLLFFGTGEFDRITTQSEGVEIGVVTQKGLSAQGAFTLESGKAVLKEYNDYFGVPYPLPKLDNVASPGSSQFFSAMENWGAIYTFEYALLLDPSFSTLQDKQNVFGTAAHEMAHQWFGDLVTMRWWDDLWLNEGFASWMASRTTDRLHPEWNTKLDAVGIREGAMSRDAVVTTHPVVQRIDTVEQASQAFDSITYSKGESVIRMLENYVGADNWRTGVRNYIKAHAYGNTVSDDLWHAMDAVVPGKQVTTIAHEFTLQPGIPLIRVEAGACANNAVTLKLTQGEFTKDRPDKKPLRWHVPVTAQSIGGKPVHTLVDGEATLAVPGCGPVQVNAGQSGYYRTLYAPAQVSAIKEGFTKLEPIDQLGVMSDTWALSMAGLQPVADFLDLAKATPVGADPQIWDEVAGSFSALNDYYRGDAKRQATFRTYAVKRLSPVFARVGWEANPNESVPTTILRSHLISTLSNLGDSTVIDEARRRYAAQATDPKAVPAELRKTILAIVASHADAATWDKMHAAAKAEKTPLVKDRLYAQLASVEDEALAKRALDLALTDEPGATNSAGMIRIVSRLHPELAFDFAMAHREQVDKVVDGSSRSRYYPALGSSAFDQAMIDKINAYATKYLAPSSRRDAETAVANIKYRMMVRNERLPSVDAWLGKNGG from the coding sequence ATGCGTACTCGCCTGGTTTCCGCCATTGCGCTCGCATTGGCCGGCGTGACTTTCACCGGCGCCGCACTGGCCGCCGAGGCCGCGCCCACGGCACAGACCACCACCCAGCTGCCGCGCGCCGTGCGTCCTTCGCACTACGCGGTGTCGATCACGCCGCATGCATCCACGCTGACGTTCGACGGCAAGGTCACGGTGGACGTCGAGGTGCTCGCGCCGACCAACGTCATCACGCTCAACGCCATCGACATGAGCTTCAGCAAGGTGGAACTCACGGCCGGCAAGGGTGCCTCGGCGCTGACGCCGAAGGTGAGCACCGACAACGATGCGCAGACTGCCACTTTCACCTTCGACAAGCCCATCGCCAAGGGCAAGTACCAGCTGTCGATGAGCTACGCCGGCAAGATCGGCACGCAGGCCAACGGCCTGTTCGCCATCGATTACGACAGCAAGGCCGGCAAGAAGCGTGCGTTGTACACGCAGTTCGAGAACTCCGATGCGCGCCGCTTCATCCCGTCGTGGGATGAGCCGAACTACAAGGCCACGTTCGATCTCGATGTGACGGTGCCGTCGGGCGACATGGCGGTGAGCAACATGCCGGTGGCGTCGAAGACCGATGCCGGCAACGGTCTCTCGCACATCACGTTCAAGACCTCGCCGAAGATGTCGACCTACCTGCTGTTCTTCGGCACGGGCGAGTTCGATCGCATCACGACCCAGTCCGAAGGCGTGGAAATCGGCGTGGTCACGCAGAAGGGCCTGAGCGCGCAGGGTGCCTTCACCCTGGAATCGGGCAAGGCAGTACTGAAGGAATACAACGATTACTTCGGCGTGCCGTATCCGCTGCCCAAGCTCGACAACGTCGCTTCGCCGGGCAGCAGTCAGTTCTTCTCGGCGATGGAGAACTGGGGCGCGATCTACACGTTCGAATACGCCTTGTTGCTTGACCCGTCCTTCTCGACGTTGCAGGACAAGCAGAACGTGTTCGGCACCGCCGCGCACGAAATGGCGCACCAGTGGTTCGGCGACCTGGTGACCATGCGCTGGTGGGACGACCTGTGGCTCAACGAAGGTTTCGCCTCGTGGATGGCCTCGCGCACCACCGATCGCCTGCATCCGGAATGGAACACCAAGCTCGACGCGGTGGGTATCCGCGAAGGCGCGATGTCGCGTGATGCGGTGGTCACCACCCATCCGGTCGTGCAGCGCATCGACACGGTGGAACAGGCCAGCCAGGCCTTCGACTCGATCACCTATTCCAAGGGCGAGTCGGTGATCCGCATGCTGGAAAACTACGTGGGCGCCGACAACTGGCGCACCGGCGTGCGCAACTACATCAAGGCGCATGCCTACGGCAACACGGTATCCGACGATCTGTGGCATGCCATGGATGCCGTCGTGCCGGGCAAGCAGGTCACCACCATCGCGCATGAATTCACGCTGCAGCCGGGCATCCCGCTGATCCGCGTGGAGGCAGGTGCGTGCGCCAACAACGCGGTGACGCTCAAGCTCACGCAGGGCGAGTTCACCAAGGATCGGCCGGACAAGAAGCCGTTGCGCTGGCACGTGCCGGTGACGGCGCAGAGCATCGGTGGCAAGCCGGTGCATACGCTGGTCGATGGCGAAGCCACGCTGGCGGTGCCGGGTTGCGGTCCGGTGCAGGTGAACGCAGGGCAGAGCGGGTACTACCGCACGCTGTACGCGCCGGCGCAGGTCTCGGCGATCAAGGAAGGCTTCACCAAGCTCGAACCGATCGACCAGCTCGGCGTGATGAGCGATACCTGGGCGCTGAGCATGGCCGGCCTGCAGCCGGTGGCGGATTTCCTGGATCTGGCGAAAGCCACGCCGGTCGGCGCCGATCCGCAGATCTGGGACGAAGTGGCCGGCAGTTTCTCCGCGCTCAACGACTACTATCGCGGCGATGCCAAGCGCCAGGCGACGTTCCGCACGTATGCCGTCAAACGCCTGTCGCCGGTGTTCGCCCGCGTGGGCTGGGAAGCCAACCCGAACGAGAGCGTGCCGACCACGATCCTGCGCAGCCACCTGATCAGCACGTTGTCCAACCTGGGTGACAGCACGGTCATCGATGAAGCACGTCGTCGCTATGCGGCCCAGGCCACCGATCCGAAGGCGGTGCCGGCCGAGCTGCGCAAGACCATCCTGGCGATCGTGGCCAGCCACGCCGACGCGGCCACCTGGGACAAGATGCACGCCGCCGCCAAGGCCGAGAAGACGCCGCTGGTGAAGGATCGCCTGTATGCGCAGCTCGCTTCGGTGGAGGACGAGGCGCTCGCCAAGCGAGCGCTCGACCTTGCGCTGACGGATGAACCCGGTGCCACCAACAGCGCCGGCATGATCCGCATCGTGTCGCGCCTGCATCCGGAGCTCGCGTTCGACTTCGCGATGGCGCATCGCGAACAGGTGGACAAGGTGGTGGATGGCAGCTCACGCAGCCGTTACTACCCGGCGCTGGGCAGCAGTGCGTTCGACCAGGCCATGATCGACAAGATCAATGCCTACGCGACCAAGTACCTGGCGCCAAGCTCGCGTCGCGATGCCGAAACCGCCGTGGCCAACATCAAGTACCGCATGATGGTACGCAACGAACGCCTGCCGTCGGTGGATGCGTGGTTGGGGAAGAACGGCGGCTGA